One segment of Phragmites australis chromosome 13, lpPhrAust1.1, whole genome shotgun sequence DNA contains the following:
- the LOC133888049 gene encoding chaperone protein ClpC1, chloroplastic-like, whose amino-acid sequence MEGALVQSAIVPTTIYRSRSGQSRVRARATMLRSMPTRTLNLGGFQGLRQTNFLDTRSVIKHDFGYIVASQIRRPRGSASRGVVRAMFERFTEKAIKVIMLAQEEARRLGHNFVGTEQILLGLIGEGTGIAAKVLKSMGINLKDARVEVEKIIGRGSGFVAVEIPFTPRAKRVLELSLEEARQLGHNYIGSEHLLLGLLREGEGVAARVLESLGADPNNIRTQVIRMVGESTEAVGAGVGGGSSGQKMPTLEEYGTNLTKLAEEGKLDPVVGRQDQIERVTQILGRRTKNNPCLIGEPGVGKTAIAEGLAQRISNGDVPETIEGKKVITLDMGLLVAGTKYRGEFEERLKKLMEEIKQNEDIILFIDEVHTLIGAGAAEGAIDAANILKPALARGELQCIGATTLDEYRKHIEKDPALERRFQPVKVPEPTVDETIQILRGLRERYELHHKLRYTDDALVAAAQLSYQYISDRFLPDKAIDLIDEAGSRVRLRHAQLPDEAKELDKELRQITKQKNEAVRGQDFEKAGELRDREMELKAQITAIIDKSKEMIKAETESGEVGPLVTEADIQHIVSSWTGIPVEKVSSDESDRLLKMEETLHTRIIGQDEAVKAISRAIRRARVGLKNPNRPIASFIFSGPTGVGKSELAKALAAYYFGSEEAMIRLDMSEFMERHTVSKLIGSPPGYVGYTEGGQLTEAVRRRPYTVVLFDEIEKAHPDVFNMMLQILEDGRLTDSKGRTVDFKNTLLIMTSNVGSSVIEKGGRKIGFDLDYDEKDTSYNRIKSLVTEELKQYFRPEFLNRLDEMIVFRQLTKLEVKEIADIMLKEVFDRLKAKDIDLQVTERFRDRVVDEGYNPSYGARPLRRAIMRLLEDSLAEKMLAGEVKEGDSAIVDVDSEGKVIVLNGRSGVAEPLEPAFSA is encoded by the exons ATGGAGGGGGCTCTGGTTCAGTCTGCAATTGTTCCGACGACCATATACAGGAGCAGATCTGGTCAGTCCCGCGTTCGCGCGAGGGCCACAATGCTGCGGAGCATGCCAACAAGGACCCTTAATCTCGGTGGCTTCCAAGGGCTGCGGCAGACAAACTTTCTGGACACGAGGTCTGTTATCAAGCATGACTTTGGATATATCGTAGCAAGTCAGATTAGACGGCCACGTGGGTCGGCGTCTAGAGGGGTGGTTCGGGCCATGTTCGAGCGCTTCACTGAAAAGGCAATCAAGGTGATTATGCTTGCacaggaagaggccaggcgTCTAGGCCACAACTTTGTTGGGACAGAGCAGATTTTACTGGGCCTCATTGGTGAGGGAACTGGAATTGCGGCAAAAGTCCTTAAGTCTATGGGAATCAATCTTAAGGATGCCCGAGTGGAAGTTGAGAAGATTATTGGACGAGGTAGTGGGTTTGTGGCTGTTGAAATCCCATTCACACCTCGAGCAAAGCGTGTATTGGAACTGTCACTTGAAGAAGCTCGGCAGCTAG GGCATAACTATATAGGATCTGAGCACTTGCTCCTGGGGCTACTTCGTGAGGGTGAAGGTGTGGCGGCCCGTGTGCTTGAAAGCCTTGGTGCTGATCCAAACAACATCCGTACCCAG GTCATAAGAATGGTTGGTGAAAGCACGGAAGCTGTTGGTGCTGGTGTTGGTGGAGGAAGCAGTGGCCAGAAGATGCCCACACTTGAAGAGTATGGTACTAATTTGACAAAACTAGCAGAAGAG GGTAAACTCGACCCAGTTGTTGGCAGACAGGATCAGATTGAGCGTGTAACTCAGATTTTGGGCAGGCGAACAAAGAACAACCCCTGCCTAATTGGAGAGCCTGGTGTTGGCAAGACTGCTATAGCTGAGGGACTTGCACAGCGTATTTCCAATGGAGATGTTCCAGAAACAATTGAAGGAAAGAAG GTTATTACTCTTGACATGGGGCTTCTTGTGGCTGGTACCAAGTACCGTGGAGAGTTTGAAGAAAGACTGAAGAAGCTTATGGAGGAAATTAAGCAAAACGAAGATATTATTCTCTTTATTGATGAAGTTCACACTTTGATTGGAGCAGGTGCAGCTGAAGGTGCAATTGATGCTGCTAACATCTTGAAACCAGCTCTTGCGAGAGGTGAACTGCAG TGCATTGGTGCCACAACTCTGGATGAGTATCGGAAGCACATTGAGAAAGATCCCGCATTAGAGAGAAGATTCCAGCCAGTTAAAGTTCCAGAGCCAACTGTAGATGAAACAATACAGATCCTAAGAGGACTTCGTGAGAGATATGAACTCCATCATAAGCTGCGATACACAGATGATGCTTTAGTTGCTGCAGCACAGTTATCATATCAGTATATCAG tGACCGCTTCCTGCCTGATAAAGCTATTGACTTGATTGATGAAGCTGGATCCCGTGTTAGGCTGAGGCATGCGCAG CTGCCTGATGAAGCCAAAGAGCTGGACAAAGAGCTCAGGCAGATAACCAAGCAGAAGAACGAGGCTGTACGTGGCCAAGATTTCGAGAAG GCTGGGGAATTAAGAGACCGGGAAATGGAGCTGAAGGCCCAAATTACGGCCATTATTGACAAGAGTAAGGAAATGATTAAAGCAGAGACTGAATCTGGTGAAGTTGGTCCTCTTGTCACAGAGGCAGATATTCAACATATCGTCTCCTCTTGGACTGGAATACCTGTGGAGAAAGTATCATCCGATGAGTCTGACCGTCTCCTTAAGATGGAGGAGACACTACATACACGTATCATTGGTCAAGATGAGGCTGTCAAAGCTATCAGCCGTGCTATCCGCCGTGCTCGTGTTGGCCTCAAGAATCCAAATCGACCAATTGCTAGCTTCATATTTTCTGGACCAACTGGTGTTGGCAAATCAGAATTAGCAAAGGCTCTGGCAGCCTACTACTTTGGGTCAGAGGAAGCCATGATCAGGCTTGACATGAGTGAGTTCATGGAGAGACATACTGTGTCAAAACTCATCGGATCACCTCCAGGTTATGTTGGCTACACTGAGGGTGGCCAACTGACTGAAGCTGTTCGTCGCCGTCCATACACAGTTGTTCTCTTTGATGAGATTGAAAAGGCACATCCAGATGTCTTCAACATGATGCTTCAGATCTTAGAAGATGGGAGGCTAACTGACAGCAAGGGACGAACGGTTGATTTCAAGAATACGCTGCTGATCATGACATCGAATGTCGGAAGCAGTGTCATTGAGAAGGGAGGCCGCAAGATCGGATTCGACCTTGACTACGACGAGAAAGACACCAGCTACAACAGGATCAAGAGCCTGGTGACCGAGGAGTTGAAGCAGTACTTCCGGCCAGAGTTCTTGAACAGATTGGATGAGATGATTGTGTTCCGGCAGCTGACAAAGTTGGAGGTGAAGGAGATTGCTGATATTATGTTGAAAGAAGTGTTTGACCGGCTCAAAGCAAAAGATATTGACCTCCAGGTCACAGAGAGGTTCCGTGATAGGGTTGTTGATGAAGGTTACAACCCGAGCTATGGTGCCAGGCCTCTGCGGCGTGCTATTATGAGGCTTTTGGAAGACAGTCTGGCGGAGAAGATGCTTGCTGGTGAGGTTAAGGAGGGTGACTCTGCTATTGTCGATGTAGATTCTGAAGGCAAGGTGATAGTCCTGAATGGTAGGAGTGGCGTTGCTGAGCCACTGGAACCTGCTTTCAGTGCCTAG
- the LOC133888050 gene encoding serine carboxypeptidase-like 45 isoform X1 encodes MLGRRGATIAAVVCAAVVLLLGDGCASAETAVEDKIVGLPGQPPVGFAQYSGYVTVDAARKRSLFYYFAEAEADPAAKPLVLWLNGGPGCSSVGVGAFSENGPFRPSGNVLVRNEFSWNKEANMLYLESPAGVGFSYSTDPSFYEGVGDSMTARDNLKFLQGWFDKFPQYKGRDLYITGESYAGHYVPQLGQRMVEFNKKEKLFNLKGIALGNPVLEFSTDFNSRAEFFWSHGLISDSTYDIFTSVCNYSRYVSEYYHGSLSTACDRVMNQVTRETSRFVDKYDVTLDVCISSVLMQSNILTPQVIRIARSTQCFVYHHAPECCVHHAQASRELDVCVEDETMSYLNRKDVQEAMHALLNGVQRWTVCSSVLEYKQLDLQIPTINIVGTLVKSGIPVLVYSGDQDSVIPLTGSRTLVRRLAGRLRLNTTAPYRAWFQGKQVGGWTQVFGGGALSFATVRGASHEAPFSQPERSFGLFRAFLAGRPLPESFE; translated from the exons ATGCTGGGGCGCAGGGGCGCCACCATTGCGGCAGTGGTGTGTGCAGCTGTTGTGCTGCTGCTCGGTGATGGCTGCGCCTCCGCAGAGACGGCGGTGGAGGACAAGATCGTCGGCCTGCCGGGGCAGCCGCCGGTGGGCTTCGCGCAGTACTCCGGCTACGTGACGGTGGACGCCGCGAGGAAGCGGTCGCTCTTCTACTACTTCGCCGAGGCGGAGGCGGATCCGGCAGCCAAGCCGCTCGTGCTCTGGCTCAATGGAG GACCTGGCTGTTCATCTGTGGGAGTGGGGGCATTCTCAGAGAATGGACCATTCAGGCCTAGTGGCAATGTGCTAGTGAGAAATGAGTTTAGCTGGAACAAAG AGGCCAACATGCTGTATCTGGAGAGCCCTGCAGGGGTTGGCTTCTCCTACTCCACTGATCCTTCCTTCTATGAGGGTGTTGGTGACAGCATGACAG CCAGAGACAATTTGAAATTCTTGCAAGGCTGGTTTGACAAGTTCCCACAGTACAAGGGCAGGGACTTGTATATTACAGGAGAGAGCTATGCTG GGCACTATGTTCCACAATTAGGGCAGCGCATGGTTGAGTTCAACAAGAAAGAGAAGCTGTTCAATCTGAAAGGCATTGCT CTTGGTAATCCAGTCCTCGAATTCTCTACCGATTTCAACTCGAGGGCCGAGTTCTTCTGGTCGCACGGCCTGATATCAGATTCAACCTACGACATCTTCACTTCAGTCTGCAACTACTCGCGGTATGTCAGCGAGTACTACCATGGCTCCCTGAGCACGGCCTGCGACAGGGTGATGAATCAGGTGACCAGGGAGACCAGCCGGTTTGTCGACAAGTACGACGTGACCCTGGACGTCTGCATCTCTTCAGTCCTGATGCAGTCCAACATCCTCACCCCACAGGTAATCAGGATCGCACGCAGCACTCAGTGTTTTGTGTATCATCATGCTCCTGAATGTTGTGTTCATCATGCGCAGGCGAGCAGGGAGCTGGACGTGTGTGTCGAGGACGAGACGATGAGCTACCTCAACCGGAAGGACGTGCAGGAGGCGATGCACGCGCTGCTCAACGGCGTGCAGAGGTGGACGGTCTGCAGCAG tgttcttgagtacaaGCAGCTGGACCTCCAGATCCCCACCATCAACATCGTCGGCACGCTCGTCAAGTCCGGCATCCCCGTGCTGGTCTACAG CGGCGACCAGGACTCGGTGATCCCGCTGACGGGGAGCAGGACGCTGGTGCGGCGGCTCGCGGGCAGGCTCCGGCTCAACACGACGGCGCCGTACCGGGCGTGGTTCCAAGGGAAGCAGGTCGGCGGGTGGACGCAGGTgttcggcggcggcgcgctgTCCTTCGCCACCGTGCGGGGCGCGTCGCACGAGGCGCCCTTCTCACAGCCGGAGCGGTCGTTCGGGCTCTTCAGGGCGTTCCTCGCCGGCCGGCCGCTGCCGGAGTCGTTCGAGTGA
- the LOC133888050 gene encoding serine carboxypeptidase-like 45 isoform X2, whose amino-acid sequence MLGRRGATIAAVVCAAVVLLLGDGCASAETAVEDKIVGLPGQPPVGFAQYSGYVTVDAARKRSLFYYFAEAEADPAAKPLVLWLNGGPGCSSVGVGAFSENGPFRPSGNVLVRNEFSWNKEANMLYLESPAGVGFSYSTDPSFYEGVGDSMTARDNLKFLQGWFDKFPQYKGRDLYITGESYAGHYVPQLGQRMVEFNKKEKLFNLKGIALGNPVLEFSTDFNSRAEFFWSHGLISDSTYDIFTSVCNYSRYVSEYYHGSLSTACDRVMNQVTRETSRFVDKYDVTLDVCISSVLMQSNILTPQASRELDVCVEDETMSYLNRKDVQEAMHALLNGVQRWTVCSSVLEYKQLDLQIPTINIVGTLVKSGIPVLVYSGDQDSVIPLTGSRTLVRRLAGRLRLNTTAPYRAWFQGKQVGGWTQVFGGGALSFATVRGASHEAPFSQPERSFGLFRAFLAGRPLPESFE is encoded by the exons ATGCTGGGGCGCAGGGGCGCCACCATTGCGGCAGTGGTGTGTGCAGCTGTTGTGCTGCTGCTCGGTGATGGCTGCGCCTCCGCAGAGACGGCGGTGGAGGACAAGATCGTCGGCCTGCCGGGGCAGCCGCCGGTGGGCTTCGCGCAGTACTCCGGCTACGTGACGGTGGACGCCGCGAGGAAGCGGTCGCTCTTCTACTACTTCGCCGAGGCGGAGGCGGATCCGGCAGCCAAGCCGCTCGTGCTCTGGCTCAATGGAG GACCTGGCTGTTCATCTGTGGGAGTGGGGGCATTCTCAGAGAATGGACCATTCAGGCCTAGTGGCAATGTGCTAGTGAGAAATGAGTTTAGCTGGAACAAAG AGGCCAACATGCTGTATCTGGAGAGCCCTGCAGGGGTTGGCTTCTCCTACTCCACTGATCCTTCCTTCTATGAGGGTGTTGGTGACAGCATGACAG CCAGAGACAATTTGAAATTCTTGCAAGGCTGGTTTGACAAGTTCCCACAGTACAAGGGCAGGGACTTGTATATTACAGGAGAGAGCTATGCTG GGCACTATGTTCCACAATTAGGGCAGCGCATGGTTGAGTTCAACAAGAAAGAGAAGCTGTTCAATCTGAAAGGCATTGCT CTTGGTAATCCAGTCCTCGAATTCTCTACCGATTTCAACTCGAGGGCCGAGTTCTTCTGGTCGCACGGCCTGATATCAGATTCAACCTACGACATCTTCACTTCAGTCTGCAACTACTCGCGGTATGTCAGCGAGTACTACCATGGCTCCCTGAGCACGGCCTGCGACAGGGTGATGAATCAGGTGACCAGGGAGACCAGCCGGTTTGTCGACAAGTACGACGTGACCCTGGACGTCTGCATCTCTTCAGTCCTGATGCAGTCCAACATCCTCACCCCACAG GCGAGCAGGGAGCTGGACGTGTGTGTCGAGGACGAGACGATGAGCTACCTCAACCGGAAGGACGTGCAGGAGGCGATGCACGCGCTGCTCAACGGCGTGCAGAGGTGGACGGTCTGCAGCAG tgttcttgagtacaaGCAGCTGGACCTCCAGATCCCCACCATCAACATCGTCGGCACGCTCGTCAAGTCCGGCATCCCCGTGCTGGTCTACAG CGGCGACCAGGACTCGGTGATCCCGCTGACGGGGAGCAGGACGCTGGTGCGGCGGCTCGCGGGCAGGCTCCGGCTCAACACGACGGCGCCGTACCGGGCGTGGTTCCAAGGGAAGCAGGTCGGCGGGTGGACGCAGGTgttcggcggcggcgcgctgTCCTTCGCCACCGTGCGGGGCGCGTCGCACGAGGCGCCCTTCTCACAGCCGGAGCGGTCGTTCGGGCTCTTCAGGGCGTTCCTCGCCGGCCGGCCGCTGCCGGAGTCGTTCGAGTGA
- the LOC133888048 gene encoding chaperone protein ClpC1, chloroplastic-like → MDGALVQSAIVPTVYRSSSGRSRVRARARTNATMVCSMPTRTLTLGGFQGLRQTNFLDTRSVIKHDFRSIVASQIARPRGSASRGVVRAMFERFTEKAIKVIMLAQEEARRLGHNFVGTEQILLGLIGEGTGIAAKVLKSMGINLKDARVEVEKIIGRGSGFVAVEIPFTPRAKRVLELSLEEARQLGHNYIGSEHLLLGLLREGEGVAARVLESLGADPNNIRTQVIRMVGESTEAVGAGVGGGSSGQKMPTLEEYGTNLTKLAEEGKLDPVIGRQDQIERVTQILGRRTKNNPCLIGEPGVGKTAIAEGLAQRISNGDVPETIEGKKVITLDMGLLVAGTKYRGEFEERLKKLMEEIKQNEDIILFIDEVHTLIGAGAAEGAIDAANILKPALSRGELQCIGATTLDEYRKHIEKDPALERRFQPVKVPEPTVDETIQILRGLRERYELHHKLQYTDDALIAAAKLSYQYISDRFLPDKAIDLIDEAGSRVRLRHAQLPDEAKELDKELRQITKQKNEAVRGQDFEKAGELRDREMELKAQITAIIDKSKEMIKAETESGEVGPLVTEADIQHIVCSWTGIPVERVSSDESDRLLKMEETLHTRIIGQDEAVKAISRAIRRARVGLKNPNRPIASFIFSGPTGVGKSELAKALAAIYFGSEEAMIRLDMSEFMERHTVSKLIGSPPGYVGYTEGGQLTEAVRRRPYTVVLFDEIEKAHPDVFNMMLQILEDGRLTDSKGRTVDFKNTLLIMTSNVGSSVIEKGGRKIGFDLDYDKKDTSYNRIKSLVTEELKQYFRPEFLNRLDEMIVFRQLTKLEVKEIADIMLKEVFDRLKAKDIDLQVTERFRDRVVDEGYNPSYGARPLRRAIMRLLEDSLAEKMLAGEVKEGDSAIVDVDSEGKVIVLNGRSGVAEPLEPALNV, encoded by the exons ATGGATGGGGCTCTAGTCCAGTCTGCAATTGTTCCAACCGTATACAGAAGCAGCTCTGGCCGGTCCCGCGTGCGCGCGAGGGCCAGAACAAATGCTACCATGGTCTGCAGTATGCCAACACGGACCCTTACTCTTGGTGGCTTCCAAGGGCTGAGACAGACAAATTTTCTGGACACGAGGTCCGTGATCAAGCATGACTTTCGATCCATTGTAGCAAGTCAGATCGCACGGCCACGAGGGTCGGCATCAAGAGGGGTGGTTCGTGCCATGTTCGAGCGCTTCACTGAAAAAGCAATCAAGGTGATTATGCTTGCCCAAGAGGAGGCGAGGCGTCTGGGCCACAACTTTGTTGGGACAGAGCAGATTTTGCTGGGGCTTATTGGTGAGGGCACTGGAATTGCAGCGAAGGTTCTCAAGTCTATGGGAATCAATCTTAAGGATGCCCGAGTGGAAGTTGAGAAGATCATTGGACGAGGTAGTGGGTTTGTGGCTGTTGAAATCCCATTCACGCCTCGTGCAAAACGTGTATTGGAATTGTCACTTGAAGAAGCCCGCCAGCTAG GTCATAACTATATAGGATCTGAGCACTTACTCCTGGGGCTGCTTCGTGAGGGTGAAGGTGTGGCTGCCCGTGTGCTTGAAAGCCTTGGTGCTGATCCAAACAACATCCGTACCCAG GTCATAAGAATGGTTGGTGAAAGCACAGAAGCTGTTGGTGCTGGAGTTGGTGGGGGAAGCAGTGGCCAGAAGATGCCCACGCTTGAAGAATATGGTACTAATTTGACAAAACTAGCAGAAGAG GGTAAACTGGACCCAGTTATTGGTAGACAGGATCAAATTGAGCGTGTGACTCAGATTTTGGGCAGGCGGACAAAGAACAACCCTTGCCTAATTGGAGAGCCTGGTGTTGGCAAGACCGCTATTGCTGAAGGGCTTGCTCAGCGTATTTCCAATGGGGATGTTCCAGAAACAATTGAAGGAAAGAAG GTTATTACACTTGACATGGGGCTCCTTGTTGCTGGTACCAAATACCGTGGAGAATTTGAAGAGAGACTGAAGAAACTTATGGAGGAAATTAAGCAAAATGAAGACATTATTCTCTTTATTGATGAAGTGCACACGCTGATTGGAGCAGGTGCAGCAGAAGGTGCAATTGATGCTGCCAATATTTTGAAACCAGCTCTTTCAAGAGGTGAACTGCAG TGCATTGGTGCCACAACGCTGGATGAATATAGGAAACATATTGAGAAAGATCCTGCGTTGGAGAGAAGGTTTCAACCAGTTAAGGTTCCAGAGCCAACTGTCGATGAAACAATACAGATCTTAAGAGGACTTCGCGAGAGATACGAACTCCATCATAAGCTGCAATATACCGATGATGCGTTGATTGCTGCTGCAAAGTTGTCATATCAGTATATCAG TGACCGCTTCCTGCCTGACAAAGCTATTGACTTGATTGATGAAGCTGGATCCCGTGTTAGGCTGAGGCATGCCCAG CTCCCTGATGAAGCCAAAGAGCTGGACAAAGAGCTCCGGCAGATAACCAAGCAGAAGAATGAGGCTGTACGTGGCCAAGATTTTGAGAAG GCTGGGGAATTAAGAGATCGGGAAATGGAGCTGAAGGCCCAAATTACAGCCATTATTGACAAGAGCAAGGAAATGATAAAAGCAGAGACTGAATCCGGTGAAGTTGGTCCCCTTGTCACAGAGGCAGACATTCAACATATTGTTTGTTCTTGGACTGGAATACCTGTGGAGAGAGTCTCATCCGATGAGTCTGACCGTCTCCTTAAGATGGAGGAGACATTACATACACGTATCATTGGCCAGGATGAGGCTGTCAAAGCTATTAGCCGTGCTATCCGCCGTGCTCGTGTCGGCCTCAAGAACCCGAATCGACCAATTGCTAGCTTCATATTCTCTGGACCAACTGGTGTTGGCAAATCAGAATTAGCAAAGGCTCTGGCTGCCATCTACTTTGGGTCAGAGGAAGCCATGATCAGGCTTGACATGAGTGAGTTCATGGAGAGACATACAGTGTCTAAACTCATTGGATCACCTCCAGGTTATGTTGGCTACACTGAGGGAGGCCAACTGACTGAAGCAGTTCGTCGCCGTCCGTACACGGTTGTTCTCTTTGATGAGATTGAAAAAGCACATCCAGATGTCTTCAACATGATGCTTCAGATCTTAGAAGATGGGAGGCTAACTGACAGCAAGGGACGTACTGTTGATTTCAAGAACACATTGCTAATCATGACATCGAATGTCGGAAGCAGTGTCATCGAGAAGGGAGGCCGCAAGATCGGATTCGACCTTGACTACGACAAGAAAGACACCAGCTACAACAGGATCAAGAGCCTGGTGACCGAGGAGTTGAAGCAGTACTTCCGGCCAGAGTTCTTGAACAGATTGGACGAGATGATTGTGTTCCGGCAGCTGACGAAGTTGGAGGTGAAGGAAATTGCTGATATTATGCTGAAAGAAGTGTTTGACAGGCTCAAGGCAAAGGACATTGATCTACAGGTCACAGAGAGGTTTCGCGATCGGGTTGTTGATGAAGGTTACAACCCGAGCTATGGTGCCAGGCCTCTGCGACGTGCTATTATGAGGCTTTTGGAAGACAGTCTGGCCGAGAAGATGCTTGCTGGTGAGGTGAAGGAAGGTGACTCTGCTATTGTTGACGTGGATTCTGAAGGCAAGGTAATAGTCCTGAATGGTCGGAGTGGTGTAGCTGAGCCACTGGAACCTGCTCTCAATGTCTAG